GCGGATCTCATTGTTCTCTAGCCGCGTCATAATACTCTCGGACATGTCATGGCATTCGTGCCGCTTGCCGTAGTCGAGGGCAAGGTATTTCAGATTATCCACGATATTGGAGTAGCAGAAGTTCAGGGACCGGGGCATGCGTGAATTCAATATCAGATAATCCGCAATGTTCACGGGATTGTATTCGACATCATAGACCCAGCGATAGGAGCGGTGTGCGGAGACGGATCGCAGGATCGATTCCCATTGGAAGTTGTCGAGGGTCGTTCCAACATATGAAATCGAGGGAAGCAGCACGTAATATTTGACGTCTAGTATGCGCGCGGTGTTGTCCGCCCGCTCGATGAAAGTGCCAATGCGTGCGAAATTGAAAATCTCGTTGCGCAGCATCGTTCCATGAAAAGCACCGCGGATAATCGCCGTTTCACGCTTGATCTGATCGAGAACACGCGGGAGGTCGGTTTCAGGGATATTCGATGCCAGTGTCGATTTGAGTACCATCCAGGTCTCGTTGACGCTTTCCCAAGCCTCACGCGTAAGCGCAGTGCGCACCATACGTGCATTGGATCGTGCGGTTTCAACACAAGCCATGACGCTCGAGGGATTACTCAGATCACGCAACAGGAAATCGGAGACAAGGCTCGCATTGTACTCCTTGTATTTGCTGTCATAGCCGATCTTTACTCCCGCGCTCATCAATACGGAGGACCATTCCTCTGGGGCGTCGGATGTTTTCGTCAGTGCCATTCGCAACCCGGCATCGATGAGCCGTGCCATATTCTCTGCCCGCTCAATATAACGGAACATCCAGTAGAGACCATTTGCGGTGCGGCCAAGAAGCATTTTCTAGTCGTATCCTTTTTGTCGTTCTGGAACCGTCTTGAGCGATTCTTATTTCCCCTCACAACAAGTCTAGTCGTCCAGCACCCAGGTATCCTTCGTACCTCCACCTTGACTGGAATTGACCACGAGCGAGCCCTCTTTCAATGCGACACGCGTCAGACCGCCAGGTGTGATGCGGATGCGGTCAGACACGAGCACGAAGGGCCGCAAATCCACGTGGCGCGGCGCCAAACCTTTTTCGGTCATGATCGGCGTTGTCGAAAGCGCAAGCGTTGGTTGTGCGATGTAGTTTTTCGGGTTGGCCTTCAGTTTAAGAGCGAAGGCTTCGCATTCCTTCTTGGAAGCCGCCGGACCGACCAGCATCCCGTATCCGCCGGAGCCGTGAACTTCCTTGACCACCAGATCAGAAAGGTTTTCGAGCACATATTTGAGCGTGTCCGGTTCCGAGCAGCGATGCGTCGGCACATTTTCCAAGATCGCCTTGCGTCCTGTGTAGAATTCAACGATCTCCGGCATATAGGAGTAGAGCGCCTTGTCGTCGGCAATCCCCGTGCCGGGCGCGTTGGCGATAGTGATGTTCCCCGAGCGATAGACATCCATGATCCCGGCAACGCCGAGCGCTGAATCGCGGCGGAAGGTGAGGGGATCAAGGAAAGAGTCGTCGACTCGTCGGTAGAGTACATCGATGGCGCGGTTGCCTTCTGTCGTCCGCATGACGACCTTGCCATTCTCAATCTTGAGGTCGCTGCCTTCGACGAGCTCCACACCCATCTGATCGGCGAGAAAGGCGTGTTCGAAGTAGGCGGAGTTATAGATGCCTGGCGTCAGCACCGCGATGGTGGGCGTCCCCTTGCAGCCGGGCGGTGCGACTGCCGCCAATGATTGCCGTAGCAGCTTGGGGTATGTCTCGACGGGACGCACCTTGATCTGCTGGAACAGCTCTGGAAACAGCTGCATCATCGTTTCGCGGTTTTCCAGCATGTATGAAACGCCGGAAGGTGTGCGCGCATTGTCTTCCAGGACATAGAACTGGTTCTCTTCCGTCCTTACGATATCAACGCCGATGATATGCGTGTAGACGTTTCCCGGTGGCCTAAACCCCACCATTTCCGGCAGATAGGCATCATTGTGGGTGAAAAGTTCACGCGGAATGCGGCCGGCGCGGATAATCTCCTGGCGGTGATAGATATCATCGAGAAACGCGTTGAGCGCCATGACGCGCTGCTCGATGCCCTGTGATAGCCGGCGCCATTCATTGCCGGTGATGATGCGGGGAATTATATCGAATGGGATGAGCCGTTCGGCAGCTTCCTCGTCGCCATAGACTGCAAATGTAATCCCGGTCTTGCGAAAAACGTTCTCGGCATCAAGCGACTTTTGAGCCAACCGCTCCGGATTCTGCGTATCGAGCCAGCATTTTAGCTGTTCATATGGCGGGCGTACTTCTCCGCCTGTTTTGATCATCTCATCAAATGGCTTCACTCAAACCCCCTTCATGTAAGCGTATTCAAGCGGGTTCGGCGGAAAATGCAAGCACATTTCAATGTTGA
This is a stretch of genomic DNA from Phyllobacterium zundukense. It encodes these proteins:
- a CDS encoding circularly permuted type 2 ATP-grasp protein, whose protein sequence is MKPFDEMIKTGGEVRPPYEQLKCWLDTQNPERLAQKSLDAENVFRKTGITFAVYGDEEAAERLIPFDIIPRIITGNEWRRLSQGIEQRVMALNAFLDDIYHRQEIIRAGRIPRELFTHNDAYLPEMVGFRPPGNVYTHIIGVDIVRTEENQFYVLEDNARTPSGVSYMLENRETMMQLFPELFQQIKVRPVETYPKLLRQSLAAVAPPGCKGTPTIAVLTPGIYNSAYFEHAFLADQMGVELVEGSDLKIENGKVVMRTTEGNRAIDVLYRRVDDSFLDPLTFRRDSALGVAGIMDVYRSGNITIANAPGTGIADDKALYSYMPEIVEFYTGRKAILENVPTHRCSEPDTLKYVLENLSDLVVKEVHGSGGYGMLVGPAASKKECEAFALKLKANPKNYIAQPTLALSTTPIMTEKGLAPRHVDLRPFVLVSDRIRITPGGLTRVALKEGSLVVNSSQGGGTKDTWVLDD
- a CDS encoding alpha-E domain-containing protein, which codes for MLLGRTANGLYWMFRYIERAENMARLIDAGLRMALTKTSDAPEEWSSVLMSAGVKIGYDSKYKEYNASLVSDFLLRDLSNPSSVMACVETARSNARMVRTALTREAWESVNETWMVLKSTLASNIPETDLPRVLDQIKRETAIIRGAFHGTMLRNEIFNFARIGTFIERADNTARILDVKYYVLLPSISYVGTTLDNFQWESILRSVSAHRSYRWVYDVEYNPVNIADYLILNSRMPRSLNFCYSNIVDNLKYLALDYGKRHECHDMSESIMTRLENNEIRTIFDNGLHEFLSDLIYQTNSLSSKIAHAYNFD